One window of the Benincasa hispida cultivar B227 chromosome 3, ASM972705v1, whole genome shotgun sequence genome contains the following:
- the LOC120074764 gene encoding auxin-responsive protein SAUR50, with translation MKKGRFIRACANKWRKIGSKVVPCTACEHCCQWVLWSPLHEDCFIPRDVPKGHLVVYVGENNRRFVIKISLLNHPLFKALLDQAQDEFDFTANSKLCIPCDENLFLSVVRRASSPDNRQIPLHL, from the coding sequence ATGAAGAAGGGGAGGTTTATAAGAGCATGTGCAAATAAATGGAGGAAGATAGGAAGCAAAGTTGTACCTTGCACAGCCTGCGAGCACTGCTGCCAATGGGTTTTGTGGTCTCCCTTGCATGAGGATTGCTTCATTCCACGAGACGTCCCGAAGGGTCACTTGGTTGTCTATGTGGGTGAGAATAACAGAAGGTTTGTAATCAAAATTAGCCTTCTCAACCACCCTCTGTTCAAGGCATTGCTGGATCAAGCACAAGATGAGTTTGATTTCACTGCAAACTCAAAACTCTGCATTCCTTGTGATGAGAACCTTTTCCTAAGTGTTGTTCGCCGCGCTAGCTCACCAGATAACCGACAAATCCCTCTGCATCTTTGA